A region of Shewanella psychromarinicola DNA encodes the following proteins:
- a CDS encoding alpha/beta fold hydrolase, whose product MTKPLINLVHANGFPAGSYRTFLAEFDPNYNTIALDQFGHNDMYPIHSNWQHLVTELVEFIKKQDDKVICVGHSFGGVISFIAACQHPELFRGLVMLDPPVVTGAFSHLLSFIKRTPYIDKLSPAGKAKTRQQQWPEKTNLVDYFSQKTLFKNFDPRCLQDYAHSGFIHRNQRVELTFSPTVEADIFRHLPTNLAQYKNKLKVPAKLIYGQNTNIFPIKHFIRFAKLNDIDIMMMPKGGHMFPLEQPENTAAMVKELIKDW is encoded by the coding sequence ATGACAAAACCTTTGATTAACCTCGTCCATGCCAACGGCTTCCCCGCCGGAAGCTATCGGACATTTTTAGCTGAATTTGATCCAAACTACAACACTATCGCACTTGATCAGTTCGGTCATAATGACATGTACCCGATACACAGTAACTGGCAGCACTTAGTTACTGAGTTAGTAGAATTCATTAAGAAACAAGATGATAAAGTAATATGTGTTGGCCATTCTTTTGGGGGGGTCATTTCATTTATTGCTGCTTGCCAACATCCAGAACTCTTTCGGGGCTTAGTGATGCTAGACCCGCCAGTGGTCACAGGTGCGTTCTCACATTTACTCAGTTTTATTAAACGCACACCCTACATAGATAAACTATCACCCGCGGGTAAAGCCAAAACTCGCCAGCAACAATGGCCAGAAAAAACCAACTTGGTTGATTATTTTTCACAGAAGACTTTGTTCAAAAATTTCGATCCGCGCTGCTTGCAAGATTATGCTCACTCTGGGTTTATTCATCGCAACCAACGTGTCGAGTTAACCTTCTCTCCTACGGTTGAAGCCGATATTTTTAGGCACTTACCTACCAATTTAGCTCAATATAAAAACAAGCTTAAGGTGCCCGCTAAACTGATTTATGGTCAAAATACTAACATTTTCCCCATTAAACATTTTATCCGCTTTGCCAAATTAAACGACATCGACATAATGATGATGCCAAAAGGCGGCCACATGTTCCCACTAGAACAGCCAGAAAATACCGCTGCTATGGTGAAGGAGCTAATTAAAGATTGGTAA
- a CDS encoding SGNH/GDSL hydrolase family protein produces the protein MLAPVLLLQGLNVRRTTPKLAEPEGERLGQTGTNPELSVLILGDSAAAGVGVANQDQALLGQVVHYLRPHGHLKYGLFAKTGATTSTTLESLNDHINCSHPILGQGHFDIIITSLGVNDITSSLSCDKWLQQQAQLLTLITERYTPKLILVTAIPPLGSFPALPNPLRWSLGQRAKHFNHKLQQLLLMLDQQALDQQQIDQQQIDKQSKAQTRFTLINLPLENPQQDSSMVDFMRQVMATDGFHPGPQIYTAWAKLIAEQIQLRK, from the coding sequence ATGCTGGCCCCCGTTTTACTGCTGCAAGGGCTAAACGTTCGTCGCACCACCCCAAAACTTGCTGAGCCTGAGGGCGAACGCTTAGGGCAAACAGGCACCAATCCTGAGTTGAGTGTGCTTATATTAGGAGATTCAGCCGCAGCAGGTGTGGGGGTCGCTAATCAGGATCAGGCGTTGCTGGGGCAGGTGGTCCATTATTTACGTCCACATGGTCATCTAAAATACGGTCTTTTTGCCAAAACGGGCGCGACCACTTCGACTACGCTTGAGTCGTTAAATGATCACATCAATTGTTCACATCCCATACTAGGTCAAGGGCATTTTGATATCATCATTACCTCACTTGGGGTCAACGATATCACTTCATCCCTGAGCTGCGATAAGTGGCTGCAGCAACAAGCCCAGTTATTGACACTTATCACTGAGCGATATACCCCGAAACTCATCTTGGTGACTGCCATACCGCCACTCGGGTCATTTCCGGCTTTGCCAAATCCACTGCGCTGGAGCCTAGGCCAACGAGCCAAGCACTTTAATCATAAATTGCAGCAACTGTTGCTTATGCTTGATCAACAAGCACTTGATCAGCAACAAATTGATCAGCAACAAATCGATAAGCAATCCAAAGCACAAACTCGTTTTACATTGATTAATTTACCATTAGAAAACCCACAGCAAGACAGCAGTATGGTCGATTTTATGCGTCAAGTGATGGCCACAGATGGTTTCCACCCAGGCCCACAGATTTATACTGCATGGGCCAAGCTTATTGCTGAGCAAATTCAGTTAAGAAAGTAG
- a CDS encoding vWA domain-containing protein yields MFIDFFLTLKKHKVPCSLRELLDLIAVLKKGVIFANVEDFYNLAKIVMVKDEIHYDKYDNAFAEYFKGIENIDVFDHIVPEDWLRKEFEKHLSQEEKDQLTSLGGLDQLMKALKERLEEQKKRHAGGNKWVGTGGTSPFGAYGYNPEGIRVGQDKNRNNSAVKVWDKREFKNFDQDRELGTRNIKLALKKLRKFARTGASEQLDINTTINSTAKNGGMLDVHMEPERHNAVKVLMLFDIGGSMDDYIHTCEELFSAAHSEFKHLKFFYFHNCVYDQVWQDNSRRFDKTIALEEIIRTFSADYKVIFVGDATMGPYEIIAKGGCVEHWNEKPGVEYMNQLLSHFSKVAWLNPQPENHWPIHHSISIIQQLVDHKMYPLTVDGIGRAIKDIS; encoded by the coding sequence GTGTTTATTGATTTTTTTCTCACCCTAAAAAAGCATAAAGTCCCTTGTAGCTTACGAGAGCTATTAGATCTTATCGCGGTATTAAAAAAAGGGGTGATTTTTGCCAATGTAGAAGACTTTTATAACCTTGCCAAAATTGTCATGGTTAAAGATGAAATTCACTATGACAAATACGACAACGCATTTGCTGAGTACTTTAAAGGGATAGAAAATATTGATGTGTTCGATCACATTGTGCCGGAAGATTGGCTTAGAAAAGAATTCGAAAAACACCTCTCTCAAGAAGAAAAAGACCAACTAACGTCATTAGGCGGACTTGATCAATTGATGAAAGCGTTAAAAGAGCGTTTAGAAGAACAGAAGAAACGACATGCCGGCGGCAATAAATGGGTCGGTACTGGCGGCACATCACCGTTTGGTGCCTATGGCTATAATCCTGAAGGGATCCGAGTCGGCCAAGACAAAAACCGTAATAACAGTGCGGTGAAAGTGTGGGATAAGCGAGAATTTAAAAATTTCGACCAAGACCGTGAGTTAGGCACTCGCAATATCAAATTAGCCCTTAAAAAACTCAGAAAATTTGCCCGTACCGGTGCCAGTGAACAGCTTGATATTAATACCACTATTAACTCAACCGCCAAGAATGGTGGCATGTTAGATGTGCATATGGAGCCAGAACGTCATAACGCCGTTAAAGTACTGATGCTTTTCGATATTGGCGGCTCAATGGATGATTATATTCATACCTGTGAAGAGTTATTCTCCGCTGCACATAGTGAGTTTAAGCATTTAAAGTTTTTCTATTTTCATAATTGTGTATACGACCAGGTTTGGCAGGATAATAGCAGACGGTTTGATAAAACCATTGCTCTTGAAGAGATCATCAGGACCTTTTCTGCCGATTATAAAGTCATTTTTGTTGGCGATGCGACCATGGGGCCGTACGAAATTATCGCCAAAGGCGGCTGTGTTGAGCATTGGAATGAAAAACCCGGTGTCGAGTATATGAATCAGTTGTTAAGTCATTTTAGTAAGGTTGCTTGGTTAAATCCGCAACCTGAAAACCACTGGCCAATTCATCATTCAATCTCCATTATTCAACAGCTAGTTGACCATAAAATGTACCCATTAACGGTTGATGGTATCGGGCGTGCGATTAAAGATATTAGTTAG
- a CDS encoding AAA family ATPase, with protein MFKSTQNYIASNELSLAVNAAISLEKPLLIKGEPGTGKTQLAEELASSLNCKLYQWHIKSTTKAQQGLYEYDAVSRLRDSQLGDARVHDIGNYIVKGKLWQAFEEEQRPILLIDEIDKADIEFPNDLLQELDKMEFYVYETQQVIKAKQRPIIIITSNNEKELPDAFLRRCFFHYIKFPTKAEMEKIIDVHHPDVKQALLKQALEVFFDLREVSGIKKKPSTSELIDWLKLLISDDISQDTLLDKKSDIIPLFGALLKNEQDVSLIEKLAFMSRRNR; from the coding sequence ATGTTTAAAAGTACACAAAATTATATTGCATCAAACGAACTTAGCTTGGCGGTAAATGCGGCGATCTCATTAGAAAAACCGTTATTAATTAAGGGCGAGCCCGGTACCGGTAAAACCCAGTTAGCCGAAGAACTAGCCAGTTCACTCAATTGTAAATTGTATCAATGGCATATTAAATCGACCACTAAAGCGCAACAAGGCCTCTATGAATATGATGCAGTATCTCGGTTACGCGACAGTCAGTTAGGTGATGCACGGGTTCATGATATTGGCAACTATATCGTTAAAGGCAAGTTATGGCAGGCGTTTGAAGAAGAGCAAAGACCCATATTGTTGATTGATGAAATCGATAAAGCAGACATCGAATTTCCGAATGATTTGTTGCAAGAGCTTGATAAAATGGAGTTTTATGTTTATGAAACCCAACAAGTGATTAAAGCAAAACAGCGACCAATTATCATCATCACCTCAAATAATGAAAAAGAATTACCCGATGCTTTCTTAAGGCGCTGTTTTTTCCATTACATCAAGTTTCCGACTAAAGCTGAAATGGAAAAAATTATCGATGTGCATCATCCTGATGTTAAACAAGCATTGTTAAAACAAGCATTAGAGGTGTTTTTTGATTTACGCGAAGTCAGTGGCATCAAGAAAAAACCGTCAACATCAGAGTTAATTGATTGGTTAAAACTATTGATATCCGATGACATATCGCAAGATACATTACTCGATAAAAAGTCAGATATCATTCCTTTGTTTGGCGCACTGTTAAAAAATGAACAAGACGTTTCATTGATTGAAAAATTGGCCTTTATGAGCCGCAGAAACAGGTGA
- a CDS encoding patatin-like phospholipase family protein, whose translation MLEIYAGETALKKIQQDGFSPELFSAFLGASGGPKWFTLLGLDKYIFGEFFKGRQQPLNLIGSSAGAFRAACFAQKDPVAAIERLAKHYSETVYSDNTKPKAAEITAKAIELLDALFGDNGAAEIINNNVFKAHFIVAKCNGFVASENKFTLGAGLVNSVIRNTLSRSLLNSQYERYIFQHNQSDLVLHDPDNIPTTAVAFSQHNIKAALLASGSIPMVMQGIKDIVDCPPGMYRDGGIIDYHFDFNIQNQGLILYPHFSSTLKAGWFDKKLSRNVRLEHYDKTVLLCPSAEFVESLPYKKIPDRSDFIDMKPAQRIQYWQQVFVESEKLAQHFKHFYQTQNISSIKSIKQLIR comes from the coding sequence ATGTTAGAAATATATGCTGGTGAAACGGCCTTAAAAAAGATCCAGCAAGATGGATTTTCCCCTGAGTTATTTAGCGCTTTCCTTGGTGCAAGCGGTGGGCCCAAATGGTTTACCTTACTGGGATTAGATAAATATATCTTTGGGGAGTTTTTCAAAGGCAGACAACAGCCGTTAAATCTCATTGGCTCAAGTGCCGGTGCGTTTCGCGCCGCGTGCTTTGCGCAAAAAGACCCCGTAGCGGCAATAGAGCGTTTAGCTAAACACTACAGTGAAACCGTGTACTCGGATAATACTAAACCCAAAGCGGCAGAAATTACCGCTAAAGCCATTGAATTGCTTGATGCGCTCTTTGGTGACAACGGCGCAGCTGAAATTATTAATAATAACGTCTTTAAAGCCCATTTTATTGTGGCTAAATGCAATGGTTTCGTAGCATCAGAAAACAAGTTCACACTAGGGGCTGGGTTGGTTAACAGCGTAATTAGAAATACCTTGAGTCGCTCGTTACTAAATAGTCAATATGAACGATATATATTTCAGCATAATCAAAGCGATTTAGTTCTCCACGATCCTGATAACATCCCAACTACCGCGGTGGCTTTTAGTCAACACAATATCAAAGCTGCGCTACTGGCGTCAGGTTCTATTCCTATGGTGATGCAAGGCATAAAAGATATTGTTGATTGTCCACCCGGCATGTATCGAGATGGCGGCATTATCGATTATCATTTTGATTTCAATATTCAAAATCAAGGCTTAATCCTTTACCCTCATTTTAGCTCGACATTAAAAGCGGGCTGGTTCGATAAAAAGCTGTCCCGCAACGTCAGGCTAGAACACTACGATAAAACCGTATTGCTTTGTCCTTCTGCTGAATTTGTTGAATCTTTGCCCTATAAAAAAATTCCTGACCGTAGTGATTTTATCGACATGAAACCCGCTCAGCGCATCCAGTATTGGCAACAGGTTTTCGTTGAAAGTGAAAAGCTTGCCCAGCACTTTAAACACTTTTATCAAACCCAAAATATCAGCAGCATAAAAAGTATTAAGCAACTCATTAGGTAA
- a CDS encoding PQQ-dependent sugar dehydrogenase: protein MIKPIALLSLLTLGFGVSYPSMALPLDKIELPQGFTIDVYAENIENARQMALGDNGTVFVGSRKAGNVYALIDSNNDFKADKKIIVATDLFMPSGLAYHQGSLYVADVDKIWRYPNIEKSLPTIPKPELVYNKLPNKAHHGWKFITFGPDGKLYIPVGAPCNVCESELPFASILKLDLDTKQTTIVAKGVRNSVGFDFHPQTGELWFTDNGRDMMGDDLPDDELNRVSQTGQHFGFPYIHNSKIADPDFTDPQIAKLNTPPVLTLGAHVAALGMEFYQGNQFPAAFHHSILIAQHGSWNRSSKVGYRIMQVELQDNTVIGYKPFATGWLDGEQSWGRPVDVMTLADGSLLVSDDFANAIYRISYTKP, encoded by the coding sequence ATGATTAAGCCAATTGCTTTGTTATCTCTCCTAACCTTGGGGTTCGGTGTCTCTTATCCGTCAATGGCATTACCTTTAGATAAAATTGAATTACCGCAAGGTTTTACTATTGATGTATATGCCGAAAACATTGAGAATGCCCGCCAGATGGCCCTTGGTGACAATGGAACTGTATTTGTCGGCAGTCGTAAAGCGGGTAATGTTTATGCCCTTATTGACAGCAATAATGATTTTAAAGCGGACAAAAAAATCATTGTTGCGACCGATCTATTTATGCCATCAGGACTGGCATACCATCAAGGCAGTTTATATGTCGCTGATGTTGATAAAATCTGGCGTTACCCTAATATTGAAAAGTCTTTGCCTACTATCCCTAAACCAGAATTGGTGTACAACAAGCTTCCCAATAAAGCCCATCATGGTTGGAAATTCATCACCTTTGGGCCTGATGGAAAACTGTATATCCCAGTAGGAGCCCCTTGCAATGTCTGTGAAAGTGAACTGCCTTTTGCCAGCATTCTCAAATTAGACCTAGACACTAAACAAACCACCATAGTTGCTAAAGGCGTACGTAATAGCGTTGGATTTGATTTTCATCCGCAAACCGGTGAATTGTGGTTTACCGATAATGGCCGCGACATGATGGGTGATGACTTACCTGATGATGAGCTTAATCGTGTGAGCCAAACGGGCCAACACTTTGGTTTTCCTTATATACACAATAGCAAGATTGCAGACCCTGATTTTACTGATCCACAAATAGCTAAACTCAATACCCCTCCAGTATTAACCCTTGGCGCTCATGTTGCCGCACTAGGGATGGAGTTCTATCAAGGGAATCAATTTCCAGCAGCGTTTCACCATTCCATCTTAATTGCCCAGCATGGGTCTTGGAATCGAAGCAGTAAAGTGGGTTACCGTATCATGCAAGTTGAACTTCAAGATAACACGGTTATCGGCTATAAGCCTTTTGCAACAGGGTGGCTTGATGGCGAACAAAGCTGGGGACGTCCAGTAGATGTCATGACATTAGCCGATGGCTCACTACTGGTCTCTGACGATTTTGCTAACGCTATATATCGTATCAGTTACACAAAACCGTAA
- a CDS encoding crotonase/enoyl-CoA hydratase family protein: MTSQKSYKTFTVEITNKVAHIIFNRPDALNSMNVDFWHEFPSVIHDINNQSAARAIVISSKGKHFCSGMDLAVFSENKSDTNIELGRKQDQLRRLVLKLQDCFTVLETARMPVLMAIQGGCIGGAVDMVSAADCRYCTSDAFFSIEETKLGMTADVGTLQRLPKLISMGLVKELAYTGRRMPAAEAKQAGLVNHVYDDQQSMITAVLAIAAEIAARSPLAVTGCKEMINYARDHSVSDSLNYMSVWQSGMFQPQNDMMEIFKAKAQNRAPEFEELTQIDTTKIF, from the coding sequence ATGACATCGCAAAAAAGCTATAAAACATTTACCGTCGAGATTACCAATAAAGTAGCCCATATTATTTTTAACCGACCCGATGCATTGAATTCAATGAATGTCGATTTTTGGCATGAGTTTCCAAGTGTAATTCACGATATTAATAATCAATCGGCTGCGCGTGCCATTGTTATCTCATCAAAGGGTAAACATTTTTGCTCGGGGATGGACTTAGCCGTGTTCAGTGAAAATAAGTCTGATACGAATATTGAGTTAGGCCGTAAACAAGACCAACTACGTCGCTTAGTATTGAAGTTACAAGACTGTTTTACCGTACTAGAAACCGCTCGAATGCCAGTTTTAATGGCGATTCAAGGTGGCTGTATTGGTGGCGCGGTGGATATGGTCAGCGCTGCCGATTGTCGATATTGCACTAGCGATGCTTTTTTTAGTATTGAAGAAACCAAACTCGGCATGACTGCAGACGTGGGTACGTTACAGCGTTTACCAAAATTAATTTCTATGGGGTTAGTCAAAGAGTTAGCCTACACAGGCCGAAGAATGCCCGCTGCAGAAGCTAAACAAGCGGGTTTAGTTAATCATGTGTATGACGATCAACAATCTATGATCACCGCAGTATTAGCCATTGCGGCAGAAATTGCTGCGCGCTCACCATTAGCCGTTACTGGCTGTAAAGAGATGATCAACTATGCACGCGATCATAGCGTATCTGATAGCTTAAATTATATGTCAGTCTGGCAAAGCGGCATGTTCCAGCCACAAAACGATATGATGGAAATATTCAAAGCTAAAGCGCAAAATCGTGCACCTGAATTTGAAGAATTAACCCAAATAGATACTACAAAAATATTCTAA
- a CDS encoding NADP-dependent oxidoreductase, translated as MSTYKAINLIARPQGGPIGPELFEVVEKPMPKVADGQFLVKQNCMSLDPAMFGWMSADTESYIPPVALGEVMRSSGIGEIVESNHPGFKVGDRVMGMMGWQQYFLTNGAGLNKVTAPLPDEAILSVFALPGLTATQGLFNVGKPQKGETIVVSGAAGSVGSIVGQLAKADGLRVIGVVGSDEKADWIVNELGFDGAINYKTDDLAAKLAELTPDGVDVYFENTGGPIQHHVFAKMNAHGRIVVCGMIADYPKAVPDLAPSWIQVIKKRLIIQGFTMPDHFGDVPALLEKLTPYVMKGQIKHRAHVLNGLESAITGLNLFFTGDNKGKLIVKL; from the coding sequence ATGAGCACATATAAAGCCATTAACTTAATCGCCCGTCCTCAAGGTGGCCCCATCGGCCCTGAATTATTTGAAGTGGTTGAAAAACCAATGCCTAAAGTGGCTGACGGACAATTTTTGGTCAAACAAAACTGCATGTCACTTGATCCTGCGATGTTTGGTTGGATGAGCGCTGATACCGAAAGTTACATTCCGCCAGTTGCGTTAGGTGAGGTGATGCGCAGTTCTGGCATTGGTGAAATTGTAGAGAGTAACCATCCTGGCTTTAAGGTCGGCGACCGAGTGATGGGCATGATGGGTTGGCAACAATATTTTTTAACTAACGGCGCGGGGTTAAATAAAGTGACCGCGCCATTACCAGATGAAGCTATTTTATCGGTTTTTGCTTTGCCGGGGTTAACGGCGACGCAAGGACTCTTTAACGTAGGTAAACCACAAAAAGGCGAAACCATCGTAGTTTCTGGCGCAGCAGGATCGGTTGGTTCTATTGTGGGACAGTTGGCTAAAGCGGATGGCCTCAGGGTTATCGGTGTTGTCGGTAGTGATGAAAAAGCCGATTGGATTGTTAACGAATTAGGTTTTGATGGTGCGATTAATTACAAGACCGATGATTTAGCCGCAAAATTGGCCGAATTAACCCCCGATGGCGTTGATGTGTATTTTGAAAATACCGGCGGCCCGATCCAGCACCATGTGTTTGCCAAAATGAATGCCCATGGCCGCATTGTGGTGTGTGGCATGATTGCCGATTACCCGAAAGCCGTGCCAGATCTAGCACCAAGCTGGATCCAAGTGATTAAAAAACGCCTCATTATACAAGGCTTCACTATGCCTGATCATTTTGGTGACGTGCCAGCGCTATTAGAAAAACTGACACCTTACGTCATGAAAGGACAAATTAAACATCGCGCCCATGTGTTAAATGGTCTTGAGTCGGCAATCACCGGCTTAAACTTGTTTTTTACCGGTGATAATAAAGGCAAGTTAATCGTTAAATTATAA
- a CDS encoding haloalkane dehalogenase, producing the protein MECLRTDDGCFANLPDYNFAAHYLMVDDSEGGQLRVHYLDEGPRDAEPILLLHGEPTWSFLYRKMIPILVQAGHRVIAPDLVGFGRSDKPSKRSDYTYQRHVDWMTSLVLQLKLTNIMLVCQDWGGLIGLRLAAEDTQRYRGIVAANTMLPTGDHEPGEAFKQWQTFSQDVELFPTGNLINSACVSTLSADVIAAYDAAFPQEKYKEGARQFPLLVPTTPDDPAAEKNRSAWKVLSQWQKPFLTAFSDSDPITAGGDKLMQKLIPGTKGQKHTTIVSAGHFLQEDKGEALAEVVVQFIADNR; encoded by the coding sequence ATGGAATGTTTACGCACCGATGATGGTTGTTTTGCCAATCTACCGGACTACAACTTTGCCGCTCATTACTTAATGGTTGACGATAGTGAAGGCGGCCAATTACGGGTTCATTATCTGGATGAAGGCCCCAGAGATGCAGAACCGATATTATTACTACACGGTGAGCCAACATGGAGCTTTTTGTACCGTAAGATGATCCCCATTCTTGTGCAAGCCGGTCATCGCGTTATTGCGCCCGATCTGGTTGGCTTCGGACGTTCAGATAAACCCAGCAAACGAAGCGACTATACTTATCAACGCCATGTTGATTGGATGACGTCATTGGTGTTACAACTCAAACTAACCAACATAATGCTGGTGTGCCAAGACTGGGGTGGGTTAATTGGTTTACGTTTAGCCGCAGAAGATACCCAGCGTTATAGAGGCATTGTTGCAGCCAATACCATGTTACCAACAGGTGACCATGAGCCAGGTGAAGCTTTTAAACAATGGCAAACGTTCTCACAAGATGTTGAACTTTTTCCAACTGGCAACTTGATTAATAGTGCTTGTGTGTCGACCTTGTCAGCTGATGTCATTGCCGCTTACGATGCAGCATTTCCACAAGAAAAATATAAAGAGGGCGCGCGTCAGTTTCCGTTGTTAGTGCCAACCACACCGGATGATCCTGCCGCCGAAAAAAATCGTTCAGCATGGAAGGTCTTGTCGCAATGGCAAAAGCCCTTTTTGACTGCGTTCAGTGATTCAGATCCGATCACTGCAGGCGGAGACAAACTAATGCAAAAACTGATACCAGGCACAAAAGGGCAAAAACACACCACTATTGTCAGTGCCGGTCACTTTTTACAAGAAGACAAAGGCGAAGCGCTAGCTGAAGTCGTGGTTCAATTTATTGCAGATAATCGTTAA
- a CDS encoding molybdopterin-dependent oxidoreductase, with amino-acid sequence MSEINTHYRNCNICEAMCGLEITYQDNQILSIKGDQLDPFSQGYNCPKSLALEDFYTDKDRLKTPIRRTATGWEDISWDEAFSEITEKFKGIQQQHGNNALAVYLGNPNAHSLGNALFLKPFMKSLGTINRFSSASADQLPHHVAANFMFGAGMLIPVPDIDRTDFMLIIGGNPVVSNGSMMTAPNVIGRMKAIQKRGGKIVVVDPRRTRTAKIADQHLFIRPEKDALLLLALIHCVFDSNMVNLRHLETQVDGLDDVESLAKHYSPELVAEFVGINATSIRTLAADMLAADSAVCYSRMGASTQTFGGLCLWLTNVLNIITGNFDRAGGAMFPQPAFDLLSNHQPGHKSSFGQHQTRVRKLPFFNGEFPVATLAEEIQTPGEGQIRSVITVAGNPVLSAPSGHKLAQAFAGLDYMVSVDIYLNETTQYANIILPGTTGVENSHFDIFFNSFSVRNTVKYSPPLFDQQPDQRSDWQILKQISARMLNIATDDPMQKITPEMLLDMELKKGPYGEEGMSLQKLIDNPHGIDIGPLMPCLAERIKTADGKVNLFPQIYRDDLPRLDAVMAQPARDQAYPFELIGRRLVKSHNTWTQNSQRLIKGKNLCTLEVHSQDAQALGIKQGQLVNVSSAVGEIVIEVAITDDIQQGVVSMPQGWGHNQKGTNMSVAATQPGVSINDLTDANRVDMLTGNAAFNGTPVAIKAA; translated from the coding sequence ATGAGCGAAATTAACACCCATTATCGAAATTGCAATATTTGTGAAGCCATGTGTGGCTTGGAAATTACCTATCAAGATAACCAAATCTTATCAATTAAAGGCGATCAACTAGACCCCTTTAGTCAAGGTTATAACTGCCCAAAATCCTTAGCCTTAGAAGATTTTTATACTGACAAAGATCGCTTAAAAACGCCTATTAGGCGAACCGCAACAGGTTGGGAAGATATTAGCTGGGATGAGGCCTTTAGCGAAATAACTGAAAAGTTTAAAGGCATTCAACAGCAGCATGGCAACAATGCGTTGGCGGTTTATTTGGGTAATCCCAATGCCCATAGTCTTGGTAATGCGCTGTTCCTTAAACCATTTATGAAGTCACTTGGCACCATAAACCGTTTCAGCTCTGCCTCTGCCGATCAATTACCTCATCATGTTGCTGCAAACTTTATGTTTGGCGCGGGCATGTTAATTCCGGTGCCCGACATTGATAGAACTGATTTTATGCTGATCATTGGTGGTAATCCTGTGGTATCAAACGGTAGCATGATGACGGCACCTAACGTTATAGGTCGGATGAAAGCCATCCAAAAACGTGGTGGAAAAATTGTCGTTGTTGACCCCCGCAGAACCCGCACAGCCAAAATTGCTGATCAACATCTGTTTATTCGCCCAGAAAAAGATGCGTTATTACTGCTGGCGTTGATCCACTGCGTTTTTGATTCAAATATGGTTAATTTACGTCATTTAGAAACCCAAGTTGATGGGCTAGATGATGTTGAAAGCCTAGCAAAACACTATTCGCCCGAGCTTGTGGCTGAATTTGTCGGCATTAATGCGACGAGTATTCGCACCTTAGCCGCAGACATGCTCGCAGCAGATTCTGCTGTTTGTTATAGCCGCATGGGGGCGTCGACGCAAACATTTGGTGGCTTATGTCTATGGCTAACCAATGTACTCAATATTATTACCGGCAACTTTGACCGTGCCGGTGGCGCTATGTTTCCACAGCCTGCTTTTGATTTACTGAGCAATCATCAACCCGGTCATAAAAGTTCATTTGGCCAACATCAAACGCGAGTACGTAAGCTGCCATTTTTCAATGGTGAATTTCCGGTTGCGACCTTAGCGGAAGAAATACAGACGCCTGGAGAAGGGCAAATAAGAAGCGTGATCACGGTTGCTGGCAATCCGGTACTTTCAGCCCCTAGTGGGCATAAATTAGCCCAAGCTTTTGCAGGCTTAGATTACATGGTCTCGGTTGACATTTATTTAAATGAAACCACCCAATACGCCAACATTATTTTACCGGGTACTACGGGCGTTGAAAATTCTCATTTCGATATTTTCTTTAATTCATTTTCGGTTAGAAACACAGTTAAATACTCACCGCCATTATTTGATCAACAACCGGATCAACGCAGCGACTGGCAAATACTTAAACAGATTTCTGCCCGGATGCTCAATATTGCGACTGACGACCCGATGCAAAAAATCACTCCAGAAATGCTGTTAGATATGGAACTGAAAAAAGGGCCCTATGGCGAAGAGGGTATGAGCTTACAAAAGCTGATTGATAATCCCCATGGTATTGATATTGGCCCGTTAATGCCGTGTCTTGCTGAGCGGATAAAAACCGCAGACGGCAAGGTCAATTTATTTCCGCAAATCTATAGAGATGATTTACCTCGTTTGGATGCCGTTATGGCACAACCCGCGCGTGATCAAGCTTATCCGTTTGAGTTAATTGGTCGACGATTAGTTAAAAGTCACAATACCTGGACACAAAATTCACAACGACTCATTAAAGGAAAAAATTTATGTACTTTAGAAGTGCATTCACAAGATGCACAAGCGCTTGGGATCAAACAAGGGCAGCTAGTTAATGTCAGTTCAGCGGTAGGTGAAATCGTCATTGAAGTGGCAATTACTGATGATATCCAACAAGGTGTGGTCAGTATGCCTCAAGGCTGGGGACACAATCAAAAAGGTACTAACATGTCGGTTGCAGCAACTCAGCCAGGGGTGAGCATTAATGATTTAACAGATGCCAATCGAGTTGATATGCTGACAGGTAATGCGGCATTTAATGGTACGCCTGTTGCCATCAAAGCAGCCTAA